A stretch of DNA from Anaerobacillus isosaccharinicus:
TTAAAAGGAGATTTGTATTATGAAAAAAATTCTATTATCTTCAATGATTATATTCTTTTGCTTAGTTACATTTAATCCAATGGCAGGAGCTTCTTCCCCAATATATACTCAATTAAATCCCTACATTGTGGAAGAGGGTAAATCCTATATTCAGTATTTTTTCCTTGATTCATTCAATCTAGAAATGGAACCATATGGTGATCGAAACTTCTTTAAAATCTCTGACGGTGAAAAAGAATTTTATTTAGATGATTATATTATTTTAGAAGATGGGTTACTATTACTTCCTGTTCGTAGTATCTTAGAATACTTTGATTATACAGTTTCTTGGAATAGCCAGACTAAACATGTTGAGTTTGTTTCTTATAACTTTAAGTAAAGCTCATTTGTAAGGATTTGCTGATGAATGTCTTCTACCTTTTGATAACGTGATATAATCGTAGTTTCCATTGCAAGAACAACATCCTTCATTCTGCTAGACTTAAAGTGAGCATCTTTTTTTAGCCAATAGAGAGAATGTTTAATTATAACGAAAAACATAGTGACAAGGGCACCAAGTAGTTTCAACTCTTTTTCATTCCTTTCAATCACTCTCCTTTTTTAATATCTACATCAATTCAATCTGCAACTGTAACAAAATAGATCGAATTTTTAACTCTTTTTGTAGCACGTACTGCTCTTTTGTTAAGAACCGTTTGTACTTTGCGATAAGCTTTCCGTGTTCATTTTTAATCCCTTCATACCGCTCTTGCTGACAACTTAGATCAGCAATCAAATTCTTGCCTTTAAAGATTCAATTGGAAACAACTGAGACCAAAATGTCTGAAGACAAGCGTCAAACATTAATTAGAGAAAGAGATTATCTTTATAGAGAAATCGACTGTATCCGTGAAAGATTTTAGGAGAGTGAACGCAAATGTATCTTAATCTAACGTCAAGGATTTTTCTCCCACCGCTGAAGGTGAGGTGCGAAAGAGGAATGTACGTCAAAAGATCATTTAGGGGATTTATTTGAAGATACGTACATTTAAGGGTTCATTGTTAACCACCTCTAGCTGAACTCCCGATTAGGGAACAAGTAGCGATCATCGTTTCCCTTATTTATAACAAATGATGATTGAAGAAACAAAGATCTTCCCCTGTTTCCGTTTTTGAATTTAAAACGGAAAAGGAGAGGAATCCAATGACGATTACCTTAACAAACAAAGTGAACATTTCTACTCACCATCCAATTAGGTGGTTCGGTGGTAAAGCAAAACTGTCTCGTTACCTATTACCATTAATGCCAAAGCATAAAGTGTACGTGGAACCATTTGGGGGCGGTGGAGCGATATTAACAAAAAAAGAGAGATCTCTTGTTGAAGTCTACAATGATATCGATGATCAGATGGTAAATTTTTTACTCGTTCTTCGTAATGAAAGAGAGCGTCTGATTAAGGCGGTTCAAACGTTACCTTCTAGTCGAACGCTATTTGTCCAGTGGAAGAATGAACCTATTCCTGATGATCCATTTGAAGCTGCTGTTCGTTGGTTTTATCTGATGCAACAACGGATTAATCCTAGCAACGGCTCAGGTGTTAAGAGCGGATGGAGATCAAGCAAAGTTAAGAACGTAGCGTTTTGCTATCAGAATGCTATTCAACGTTTAGAAGCTTTTGCTGACCGGATGAATAACGTAATGATCGAGTGTCGTGATTTTAGAGAAATCATTCAATTTTACGACACAGAGCAAACGCTAATGCTCATCGATCCACCATACTATAATTTCGGAAAATGTTACTTGGGAAATTTCGAGCATAATTCGCATGTTGATTTAGCTCACTTGTTAAATAACGTACAGAGTAAAGTAATTCTCACTTATTACAGTCATCCAGTTATTGAACAGCTTTACAAAGGTTGGCATCGTTTTGAGATACCCAATATTGCTACGGGTAGTGTTACAAAGCTAGGTCAACAAAAATCAAGACAAACGGAAGTTATATTCACAAATTATAACCCCTTTGTTAAATAAACAAAGAACTTAGCCAATATATATACTATTTTGGCTAAGTTTATATACATACATAGATAAATAAAATAGGAGAGTGCTCATGCATGGAACAACTACTTAATAAGATTGAAGAAATACGTGATAAAATGGTGGCAATCGGTCTAGAGAAAGGCTTCTCTAATGAGGAAGTGGTTGTAATTAGTCAGGAGTTAGATGACTTACTTAATCAATATCGTGTTGAGCAAAAATTAGCAACAAAGAAAAAAACACAATATTTAGTGTCATATTAGGGCGTATAAGGGTTAAGAAATTAAAGAATTGAAAGAAAAGGCTTGTAATATATAATTTTTAAGTTTCAAAATAACGGTTTACAATCTATATGCAAAATCTAAAAGGTAGGGACAGTATAGTTACCAACTATAATGTAAGTTATAGAATTTATGGAATTGATATAAACCTTGAGAATAAAAGATTTTTCAGTTACTAACATTAATGTTGGTAACTAGACATTGATATGAGACTTCGAAAAAAATAAATTACTCTGATTGTTGATTTGAAATAAAGTTTGATCATTTATAATAAAAGTTGCGATGTTTATAACAAAGATCGATCAAAATAGTAGTCTTGTATTGAAATAAATGTTATTGAATCAACATTTCTCATTCGTTTTGATCAAACTTTTTTATAAAATTTGTGTATTCTTCACAAAGAATAGGTGTGTTTTGATGAGACTGCTGAAAAAGTCTCAATATCGCCTTCGTGAGAAAAGGAAGAGGAAACTCTTCCTTTTTTCATACGCATTATTTAGCTGGTGAAGGAAAAATGGTATTATAGAGATAGAAAATCATTAGAAAATTGGTGAAACTATGCTACCTAAAAAAGAACTAATGCTCAGTTCGTACAGTGAACTTTACGATATACTAATCCCAGAAAATCATTTCTTGAGGAAGTTTAATAACTTAGTTGACTTTGAATTTATCTATGACGAATTAAAAGATATGTATAATGAGGCATTTGGCGCTACAGCCAAATGTCCAATTATGATGTTTAAGTTACTATTACTCAAGGTGATGTACCCAATGTCTGATCGTGATTTGATTGAGAGAGCGACGTTTGATATGTCATTTAAATACTTTTTAGATGTAGCACCTGAAGATAAAATGGTTCATCCAACAAGCTTAACTAAATTTAGAAAACTTCGATTACAAGACGAATCATTATTAAATTTACTTATTAAAAAGACGGTTGAGATTGCCTTGAAAGAAGGGCTTATTAAATCCAACCAAATCATTGCGGATTCCACTCATACAAATAGTATGTTTAACTCTAAATCACCTATTGAAATCTTGATTGAACAGTCCAAACAGTTAAGGAAGAGCGTTTATAAACAGGACGACACTTATAAAGATAAAATGCCTACTAAGCCAAGTACGAGTGAATTAGTTGACCATATTAACTATTGTAATCAATTAGTAGATATCATTAAAAAGGACGAGCAGTTATACGTTAAAGAAGACGTAAGATTAAAAGCTCATTTATTAGAGGAGATTGTCAACGATGATATCGAACACTTAAATTCAACTGTAGAAAAAGATGCAAAAGTTGGACATAAGAGTTCAGACACATCCTTTTTTGGATACAAAACTCACATCGCTATGGTTCCAGAGCGTATTGTGACATCAGCTGTTGTTACAACAGGTGAACAGAATGACGGAAAACAGGCAAAAGAATTAATTGAGAAATCAATTGAAAATGGAATTGAAGTGAAAGCATTCATTGGCGACGGAGCTTACTCTGAGAAAGATATGATTGAATATACAAAAGAAAAAGAAATTAAGTTAGTATCGAAATTAAGTAAAACTGTATCAGAGGGCACTAAAAGGGCAACAGGTGAATTTGATTACAATAAGGATGCTGGGCGATATGTATGTACAGCAGGGCATATGGCAATTAAAAAAGCTTTACATGGGAAGAAAAAACACGCAACGGAAGGAACCGTATTACGAGAAACCCATTACTTTGATATTGAGAAATGTAAGGTATGTCCACTAAGAGAAGGCTGTTATAAAGAAGGATCTGCAAGTAAAACATATACCGTAACTTTGAAGAAGGATAAATTTCATGAGGAACACCAACTCTATCAGGAAACAGAAGAGTTCAAAGAGTTAG
This window harbors:
- a CDS encoding stalk domain-containing protein, giving the protein MKKILLSSMIIFFCLVTFNPMAGASSPIYTQLNPYIVEEGKSYIQYFFLDSFNLEMEPYGDRNFFKISDGEKEFYLDDYIILEDGLLLLPVRSILEYFDYTVSWNSQTKHVEFVSYNFK
- a CDS encoding DNA adenine methylase, which produces MTITLTNKVNISTHHPIRWFGGKAKLSRYLLPLMPKHKVYVEPFGGGGAILTKKERSLVEVYNDIDDQMVNFLLVLRNERERLIKAVQTLPSSRTLFVQWKNEPIPDDPFEAAVRWFYLMQQRINPSNGSGVKSGWRSSKVKNVAFCYQNAIQRLEAFADRMNNVMIECRDFREIIQFYDTEQTLMLIDPPYYNFGKCYLGNFEHNSHVDLAHLLNNVQSKVILTYYSHPVIEQLYKGWHRFEIPNIATGSVTKLGQQKSRQTEVIFTNYNPFVK
- a CDS encoding aspartyl-phosphate phosphatase Spo0E family protein; translated protein: MEQLLNKIEEIRDKMVAIGLEKGFSNEEVVVISQELDDLLNQYRVEQKLATKKKTQYLVSY
- a CDS encoding IS1182 family transposase, coding for MLPKKELMLSSYSELYDILIPENHFLRKFNNLVDFEFIYDELKDMYNEAFGATAKCPIMMFKLLLLKVMYPMSDRDLIERATFDMSFKYFLDVAPEDKMVHPTSLTKFRKLRLQDESLLNLLIKKTVEIALKEGLIKSNQIIADSTHTNSMFNSKSPIEILIEQSKQLRKSVYKQDDTYKDKMPTKPSTSELVDHINYCNQLVDIIKKDEQLYVKEDVRLKAHLLEEIVNDDIEHLNSTVEKDAKVGHKSSDTSFFGYKTHIAMVPERIVTSAVVTTGEQNDGKQAKELIEKSIENGIEVKAFIGDGAYSEKDMIEYTKEKEIKLVSKLSKTVSEGTKRATGEFDYNKDAGRYVCTAGHMAIKKALHGKKKHATEGTVLRETHYFDIEKCKVCPLREGCYKEGSASKTYTVTLKKDKFHEEHQLYQETEEFKELAKNRYMIEAKNAELKNRHGFKKSHSHGLLGMHIQSATTIFVVNMKRIITLMG